ATTCGTAGGTGCGGCCGTCGCCCATCACGCCGACCGACTTCACCGGCAGGAACACGGCGAACGCCTGGCTGGTCTTGTCGTACCAGCTGATGCCGTTTTCATCCTTGGTGTTGCGCAGCTCTTCGATGAAGATCGCGTCGGCGCGGCGCAACAGGTCGGCGTAGTCCTTCTTCACTTCGCCGAGGATGCGCACGCCGAGGCCCGGGCCCGGGAACGGGTGGCGGTAGACCATGCCGTGCGGCAGGCCGAGCGCGACGCCCAGTTCACGCACTTCGTCCTTGAACAGCTCGCGCAGCGGCTCGAGCAGCTTCAGGTTCAGCGTCTCCGGCAGGCCGCCGACGTTGTGGTGGCTCTTGATCGTGTGCGCCTTCTTGGTCTTGGCGCCGGCCGATTCGATCACGTCCGGATAGATGGTGCCCTGCGCGAGCCACTTGGCGTTGGTCAGCTTGCCCGACTCGGTCTGGAACACTTCGACGAACTCGGCGCCGATGATCTTGCGCTTGGCTTCCGGGTCGGTGACGCCGACGAGCTTGCCCATGAAGTCGGCTTCGGCGTTGACGCGGATCACCTTCACGCCGAGGTTCCTGGCGAACATGTCCATCACCATCTCGCCTTCGTTAAGGCGAAGCAGGCCGTGGTCGACAAATACACAAGTTAATTGGTCGCCGATCGCGCGGTGGATCAGCGCGGCCGCGACCGACGAATCGACGCCGCCCGACAGGCCGAGGATGACTTCCTCGTCGCCGACCTGTTCGCGGATCTTGGTCACCGCTTCGTCGATGTAGTTCGGCATCGTCCACGACGGCTTGCAGCCGGCGATCTCGAGCACGAAGCGGTGCAAGAGTTCGCGGCCCTTCTTGGTGTGCGTCACTTCCGGGTGGAACTGCATGCCGTAGAAGTGGCGCTTTTCGTCGGCCATCGCGGCGACCGGGCAGGCCGGGTTGTTGCCGATGACGATGAAGCCTTCGGGCAGGCGGGTGACCTTGTCGCCGTGGCTCATCCACACTTCGAGCAGGTGTTCGCCGGTCGGCGAGGTCTTGTCGAAGATGCCGCCGAACAGGCTGTCGGCGACGGTGAACACTTCGGCATAGCCGAATTCGCGCACGCTGCCCGATTCGACCCTGCCGCCGAGCGCCTGCGCCATCCATTGCATGCCGTAGCAGATGCCGAGCACCGGCACGTTAAGTTCGAACAGCGCCGGGTCGGCCTGGTAGTCGGATTCGTACACCGAGTTCGGGCCGCCGGACAGGATGATCGCTTTCGGGCCGAATGCGCGGATCTCGTCGATTGGCATGTCGTACGGGTGCAGTTCACAGTAGACGTGGGCCTCGCGCACGCGGCGGGCGATCAGCTGGGTCACCTGCGAGCCGAAGTCGAGAATCAGGATTTTGTCCATGTCTTTACCTTTTGAGACGGCCGTGCCGGCCGGCTATTGCGAATCGTGGGGCGGAGCGAGGCGGCGGCGCCTGCCGCGCGACGGGATGCGGGTGCTCTGCGCGATCAGCATCAGAATGCCGGCGAGCACCATGCCGAGCGAGAACACGTGGCTGAAGCGCAGACCGTAGCGGTCGTTTAGAAAAACCGCAGCGCCGGCGTAGATCAACAGCGGCGCGCTGACGAGCGAGCCCTTGTTGAGCCCGTCGAGCAGGAACAGGCCGACGCCGGCGGTGGCCAAGAGCAGCGCGAGCACGGTCGACGTGTCGGGCAACAGCGCGGTGCTCTTGAGGAACCACAAGGAGCCGAGCGTGATCAGCACGATGGGCCAGGAAGCGTTCTTCATCGTCCTCAACCCCTGTCGCGCAGATAGCGCTGCTTCTCGCGGTCGAGCTCGCGCTCCTTGGTGCTGTCGCGCTTGTCGTGCTGCTTCTTGCCCTTGGCCAGGCCGATATCGCTCTTGATGCGGCCCTTGGTGTAGTGCAGGTTGAGCGCGACCAGTGTGTAGCCGGCGCGTTCGACCTTGCCGATCAGCTTGTTGATCTCGGACTGGTTCAACAGCAGCTTGCGCGGCCGTGTCGGGTCGGGGTGAACGTGGGTGGAGGCCGAAGTCAGCGGGGTGATGTGGCAGCCGATCAGCCAGAACGCGCCGTTCTTCCAGTTGACGTAGCTTTCCTTCAGCTGGATGCGCCCGGCTCGGATCGATTTGACCTCCCAGCCTTCCAGCACCAGGCCGGCCTCGAAACGCTCTTCGATGAAGTAGTCGTGAAAGGCTTTGCGGTTGTCCGTGATGCTCATGGGGTCGGGTACGGGTTCCGGAGAATCCGCAATTGTAGCAAATTCGCGGCGCTAGCCAA
This DNA window, taken from Crenobacter cavernae, encodes the following:
- the guaA gene encoding glutamine-hydrolyzing GMP synthase, with translation MDKILILDFGSQVTQLIARRVREAHVYCELHPYDMPIDEIRAFGPKAIILSGGPNSVYESDYQADPALFELNVPVLGICYGMQWMAQALGGRVESGSVREFGYAEVFTVADSLFGGIFDKTSPTGEHLLEVWMSHGDKVTRLPEGFIVIGNNPACPVAAMADEKRHFYGMQFHPEVTHTKKGRELLHRFVLEIAGCKPSWTMPNYIDEAVTKIREQVGDEEVILGLSGGVDSSVAAALIHRAIGDQLTCVFVDHGLLRLNEGEMVMDMFARNLGVKVIRVNAEADFMGKLVGVTDPEAKRKIIGAEFVEVFQTESGKLTNAKWLAQGTIYPDVIESAGAKTKKAHTIKSHHNVGGLPETLNLKLLEPLRELFKDEVRELGVALGLPHGMVYRHPFPGPGLGVRILGEVKKDYADLLRRADAIFIEELRNTKDENGISWYDKTSQAFAVFLPVKSVGVMGDGRTYEYVVALRAVVTSDFMTAHWAELPYSLLGRASNRIINEVRGINRVVYDVSGKPPATIEWE
- the smpB gene encoding SsrA-binding protein SmpB, with protein sequence MSITDNRKAFHDYFIEERFEAGLVLEGWEVKSIRAGRIQLKESYVNWKNGAFWLIGCHITPLTSASTHVHPDPTRPRKLLLNQSEINKLIGKVERAGYTLVALNLHYTKGRIKSDIGLAKGKKQHDKRDSTKERELDREKQRYLRDRG